Sequence from the uncultured Cohaesibacter sp. genome:
GAACCCACTCGTCAAATCCGGGTCGCGGAGCCATCTTGCCTTCTCCTGTTCAAACAACGCTCTAAGATCTCTAGGCCAAACAGCCCCCCTCGACAAGCTGTCGAATGCGCACAATCGTGGTAAGCGATAAATAGCAGACAGGATACCGCTGATCAAAAGGATGAGCATCAGGGCCAGGCAGCATAGGAATCATCGCCATTGGCCTGCTTCTGCTTGGCGTGCTTGCGAAATTGCACGGGAGAAACATTGCTCATGCGAATGAAAAACCGCGTGAAATAGGCCGGATCGGAAAATCCCAACCGAAAGGCCACCTGACTGATTGGCATGCCTGTGCTCGCGAGCAACTCGGCAGCCTCTTTCATCAGCAAATGTTGCAGATATTGCTGGGGGGACTGACCCGTTGATCGCCTGACAGCCGTGCCCAACCTGTCTCGACTGACCCCCAAAGCCTTTGCATAATCCTCAATCTTCACATGCTCTCGCAAATGTTGCCCCGCCATCAGCAGGAAACGTTCCGCAAGCCCCTGAGGCGCACGACCGTGGGTCTTGAGGTCAGAGCGTGCCAAGCGCCACACTTCGACAAGGATCAGGGAAACATAGTGCAGCTCGGCAATATCCGACCCCGCTTTCCGGTTTCGCCGTTCCTCCTCCAAGCCCTCCACGAGTGTGCTGAACTTCGAAGGACTTTCAAGCGACAGAAAAAGCTGCTGCTGCAGCGTTCGCCGCATCTGATCACCAAGCGGTGTGCCGGACAGGGCCCCTGCCAGAACCACGTTCGGGAATGACAGGATGGCCGCCCGTGTTCCCCCTTCTGCAATGATCTCGCCGCAATCGCCGTCCCGGAGCCAGACAAGCCTTGGGCCATCAAGAAATTTGGTCTCGTTTGATTTGGAAGCCCGGTACCCCACTCGCCCGGCCAGCACGACGATGAGATGTGCGCATTCAGCTGCAAGCCCATAACCTACCCGCGTCAAAGGACTGGTTATGCGCTGAACTCTCAGTGGTCGCCGATTCAATACAGGAAAGGGTTGCGATGTCACCATGAGTACAATCGCACCTCATATTCGCACAAAAATCAAGCAAAAGTGCAAATCTTAGACACATAAGTGCATTTCAAGACGGTGATCATTCAAATTAGGATCAATGAGATCAGTAAATACGCGTAACCGTCGCGAGAAAACTTGATCGTTTTGGCACCTAGGGAGAGGTGCCTTGAGGGAGGAACACATGTCAAAAATTACCAAGCGCGCGCTCGTCGCGGCACTGGGCTGTGCCGCCATGGCATCATCCATGCTATCGGGAAGCATTGCATTTGCCGAAGATGGCACCATCAAGATCGGCTATGCCGTGTCAAGAACCGGACCAAACGCCACCGGTGCCGGTATCACCACCATTCCCAACTATGAACTCTGGCTCAAATCCGTCAGCGATGCGGGTGGTTTGACAATGCCGGATGGCTCGAAGAAGAAGGTCGAAGTCATCGAATATGACAGCCGGTCGTCCAACGAGGATCTGGTGCGCTCGATCGAACGTCTCGCCAGTCAGGACAAGGTGGACCTGATCCTGCCGCCGTGGGGAACGGGTGCCAACCTCGCCATCGCGCCGCTCATGGCCCGTTATGGCTACCCCCAGCTGGCCGTGACCGCCGTCACGGACAAGGCACCCGACTTTGCCAAGCGCTGGAATCGCAGCTATTGGATGCTCGGTGGAGGCCATGACTATGCCAACGGATTGGTCGAGGTTCTGAAAGCAGCGCGCGACGCAGGAAAAATCAACAGCAAGGTGGCTGTTGTTTCTGTCGCCGACGGGTTCGGGATCGACTTGATCAAGGGCGCTCGCCCTGCCTTTGAGGAAGCCGGATTTGAGCTTGTTTATGACAAGAGCTATCCTTTGGGCACCTCGGATTTCGCTGCGATCATGAGCGAGGTCAAGGGATCGGAAGCCGACAGCTTCGTCGCTTTTTCCTATCCGCCCGGCTCGTTCGGGATGACCAAAACGGCTCAGTCCATCGGCTATAATCCGAAGGTGTTCTACATCTCTGTCGGCGGTGCGTTCCCGATTTTCCCGGGCGTCGCCAACGGCAAGGCAGAAGGCGTGATGGCAATCGGCGGCGTGAATGCGGACAGTGCTGCGATACAGGACTATTTTGCGCGACACACAGAATTTGTCGGCAAGGCCCCTGACAGCTGGGCCAGCGCCATCACCTATGCATCCCTCGAAATGCTCGAACAGGCCATCGCAAAGGTTGGCGTCGATCATGCTGCGCTGGCAAAGGAGCTCTCGACCGGCACGTTCGACACCGTGATCGGCAACGTCAAGCTTGAAGACAATCAGCTCAGGGATCTGTGGTTTGTTGGTCAGTGGCAGGGAGGCGCCTTCAAGGCGATCCAGCCAGCCGACAAGGATGGCGCGTCCGCTCCGGTCATCCCCAAACCTGAATGGTAAGCTTTTGGCCAACTGATTTGGCGCGGGCACGAGACTGATGGCCCGCGCCCCTACCCCAAAACATAGACGATACCGATGCTTCTAACGACGCTGATCCTCGGGTTGGTTCTGGGCTCGACCTATGCCCTGCTCGCCCTTGGCCTGACCCTGCAATATGGCATTTGTCGCGTGATGAACCTCGCTTATGGCGAGCTCACCCTGATTGCTGCCTTTCTTCTCGTGACGCTGTTTCAGCTGTTCTCGCTGTCGCCGCTCGTCTCGATCCTGCTGATGGGACCCGCGGGATACGGGCTGGGCTGGCTGATCTACACGCTCATGGTGGGGCCACTGATCGCACGCTCGGGACCGAGGGGCAGGCTGGAAGTAGACTCCATTCTCGCCACCTTCGGCCTGTTGTTCCTCATTCAGGGCCTCCTGCTCGTTGTCTTTGGCCCGAACTTCACCTCCATTTCCTATCTCGACATGGGGATTGATATCCTTGGCGTGCCCGTTGCTGCCAATCGGCTGCTGGCTCTGGCGATCTGTCTAGTCGCAGGCTCCACCCTGCTGTTTGCCCTCAACCGCACGCGCTGGGGCCTGACCTTGCGCGCGGTTTCGCAATCAAGCGCCTCGGCTCCGCTCGTCGGCATCGACGTCAACAAAGCCGCAAGACAGGGCTTCGCGCTCGGCACCGCGATGGCAACCATCGGCGGGGCCTCCATCTCGATGTATCAGACCTTTTCTGCGACCGAAGGCGTCGTCTTCACGATGAAGGCGCTCGTGATCGTCATCATGGGCGGCATTGGCAATGTCGCAGGCGCCCTGATTGCAGGGTTCGCGCTTGGAATTGTCGAGACATTCGTCTCGACCGCGATAGACCCCGGTCTAACGTTAGCTGCAACCTTCGCAATTTTTCTGATCGTTTTGTTGTGGCGCCCGCAAGGCCTGTTCGGGAAAGCGTAAGATGCAGTTTATCCTTCCAATTCTGGCGTTCGCTGGCCTTGCCTTTGCGCCGTTGGGCGTATCCGACTATGGCCTCGGGCTGCTGATCGGAGCCGTAACCTATGTCACGCTGGCGAGTGGCTGGGCTCTCTTTTCGGGTCACGCGCGCTATGTATCGCTGGCAACCGTCGCTTTCTACGGCGTTGGCGTCTACACCGTCGCCGTGCTCAATGAGAGCCTGCCCTATATTCTGATCCTGCCAATCGCCGCGGCCATTGGTGCCGCCATGGCGCTCGTGGTCGGCCTGTCGACCTTACGGCTGGCGGGGGTCTATTTCGTCATCTTCACGTTCGGCCTTGCCGAGCTGGTGCGCCAGTTGATCACGTGGTTCGAAGTCAACGTCACGGGCACGCTGGGTCGATACATCCTCCTCGACATCACGGCGCGAGACATCTATTGGCAGATGCTTGCCTTGGCGGCCATCACCATCGGACTGACGGCTTGGATCAACAAGAGCCGCCTCGGTCTAGCCCTTCGCGTGATTGGTGACGATGAAGTCGTCGCAACCCACTCGGGCATCAATCTGGCGCGATCAAAACTGATTGCCTTTGTTCTCTCGGCAACGATCCTGACGCTTGTCGGGGCCATTGCCAGCCCGCGCTGGGTCTATGTCGAGCCCTTGATCGCCTTCAACCCGACGATCAGTTTCCTGACTGTCATCATGGCCCTATTGGGAGGAGCCAACCGGCTCTGGGGCCCGGCTCTTGGTGCTGTTCCCCTGTTCCTTATGTTTGAATGGCTGTCGGCAGAGTTCCCGAACACCTATCCGATCATTCTGGGTCTGCTGTTCATTTCCGTTGTCTTCATTCTGCCCAACGGAGTGCTTGCCGGTATTGATCAGCTGCTGAACCGGAGAAGGGGAAAAGCATCATGACATTGCTTCGCATTGAAGATGCAACAAAGAGCTTCGGTGGTCTGATTGCCGTCAACCATGTCACCTTCGATGTGGCCGAAGGCGAGATCCTTGGGCTTCTCGGACCAAACGGATCCGGCAAGACAACCCTGATCAACCTGATCTCCCGTGCCCTTCCGATCACCGCAGGCGAGATTTATCTTCACGATCAGAAACTCACCGGCAAGCGAGCGGATCAGGTCGCGAGGATCGGTGTGTCGCGCACCTTTCAGCTCGTGCGGATATTGCCGTCTCTCAGTCTCGTCGAAAATGTCATGATACCGGCCGTGTTTGGCTCGGAAGGCCAATCCATCGACAAGGGGCGCGAAATCGCCAACAACTGCCTAGAGCGGGTTGGTCTTCAGCATCGGACAGACGCCTTGGCTGCAGACCTCACCTATATCGATCAGAAACGGCTGGAGCTGGCGCGTGCGCTGGCATCCAATCCCAGTCTCCTGCTGCTTGACGAATGGCTTGCAGGCCTTAATCCGACCGAACTCAAGCAAGGGATCGAGCTCATTCGCTCACTGAGCACAAGCGGGATGACCATCATCATGGTGGAACATATCATGGAAGCCGTGAGGGCGCTTTGCCCCAGAGTGGTCGTGATGAACTCGGGCCGTCTGATCGCCGATGAGAAGACCGCGGCCGCGCTGTCCGATCCAGCGGTCATTGCCGCCTATCTCGGGGAGGTTGATGATGCTTGAGGTCAAAGGCCTGTCGGTTCACTACGACAAACATGTTGCTCTCCAATCCGCTTTCCTCGATGTCAAACAGGGAAGCATGGTCGCGATCCTCGGGGCAAATGGTGCTGGCAAATCCTCACTGCTGAGCGCCATCAGCGGGCGCGTTCGGCCGAGCGACGGCGAGATCAGCTACAAGGGGCAAGATCTTCTGGCGCTCAAACAGCATGAGCTGGTGCAGAACGGGATCGCAATCGTCCCCGAGGGGCGCGGCATCTTTCCCGGATTGAGTGTCATCGACAACCTGCTTCTCGGAGCCAATCCCGATCATGCGCGAGCAAAGAGCGAGACCAATTTGCGGGAGATTTTCGGCCTGTTCCCGAAACTGTCGGAACGGCGAAATCAAATGGCAGGCACCATGTCCGGTGGCGAGCAACAAATGGTGGCGATTGCCCGTGCCCTGATGTCCGACCCCGATTTATTGCTTCTCGATGAGCCATCCCTAGGACTGGCGCCCATCATCGTAAAGGAAGTTTTCCACGCGCTCGCCAAGATCCGTGAAAAGGGTCTGACAATCCTGATTGTCGAACAGAATGCCCGGGCAACGCTGGCGCTCGCCAATCATGCCTATTTGCTGGAAGCCGGACAAATCGTTCAATCCGGTTCAACTGAAACCTTACGCAACGATCCCGCGGTCATTCAGGCTTTCCTAGGTGGGGCCGCCTCTCATGAAAATACGAAAGGGACTGCAACCATGCAAAGTCTAGATCTCTACATAAACGGTCAGCATCTGCCCGCAGAGGACGGCCGCATGTTCACGCGGGAAAATCCCGTGTCCGGTGAAATCGTCACACAAGCCGCCGCCGCCAGCATGGATGATGCCACGCGCGCCGTCGACGCGGCAGCCAAGGCCTTCCCCGAATGGTCGGCGACCGGTCCGGGTGAACGACGCGCCAAATTGCTGGCAGCCGCAGAAAACCTGAAAGCACGAGGCCCTAATATTGTGCAGGCCATGAAAGACGAGATCGGTGCGACCGAGCCTTGGGCCCAGTTCAATGTCAAACTCGCCGCCGACATGCTGATCGAAGCAGCCGCCCTGACCACCCAGATCAAGGGCGAGGTCATTCCGTCCAACAGACCCGGCACAACCGCGCTTGCCCTCAGACAGCCTGCGGGTGTCGTGCTCGCCATGGCACCGTGGAATGCACCGGTCATTCTTGGCGTCCGATCCATCGCAACACCGCTTGCCTGTGGCAATACCGTTGTCATGAAAAGCTCCGAGCTCTGTCCGCGGGTTCATGCCCTGATCATCGAGGCCGTCGCGGAAGCGGGCTTCCCGGACGGGGTCCTGAATGCCATTTCCAACGATCCCAAGGATGCCGCAACCATTGTCGAGGCGCTCATCGCCAATCCGGCGGTGCGCCGTGTCAACTTCACCGGTTCGACCCGTGTCGGAAAAATCGTCGGCGAATTGTCGGGACGATATCTCAAGCCAGCCCTGCTCGAGCTCGGCGGCAAAGCACCGATGATCATCCTTGAAGATGCCGATATGGACGCGGCAGTCGCGGCCGCAGGGTTCGGGGCTTATATGAATCAGGGACAGATTTGCATGTCCACCGAACGGATCATCACCGTGGGGTCCGCAGGCGAAGCCTTCGCCAAGGCTTTCAAGGCAAAGGTAGAGAGCCTCGTTGCAGGCGATCCAAGAGAAGGACAGGCCCCCCTTGGCTCTCTGGTCAGTCAGGCAGCCGCTGACCGGGTCCGCACCCTCATTCAGGATGCGGTGGATCGGGGAGCGGCGCTCATAGCCGGAGGCGGCAGCGGCACCATTCTCAATGCAGCGGCGCTTGATCACGTAACATCGGAGATGCGCATATATTCCGAGGAAAGCTTTGGGCCCGTTGCAGCCATCATCCGCGCAGGATCCGTCGATGAAGCCGTCCGCATCGCCAATGAAAGCGAGTTTGGTCTGTCCGCTGCAGTCTTCGGGCAGGATACCATGAAGGCACTGGCGGTGGCCAAGCGCATCGAAAGCGGCATTTGCCACATCAACGGCCCGACCGTTCACGACGAAGCACAGATGCCCTTTGGCGGCATCAAGGCATCCGGCTATGGACGTTTCGGCGGGCTTTGGGGGATCGAAGAATTCACCGAGCTGCGCTGGATCACGTTGCAGGATGGAGCCCTGCATTACCCGATCTGATCGAAGCCAGAGTTCAAGGAATAGATAAGAGAAAGGGCGCACCTCCAAACCAAAAGGTTGGCCGCACCCTTTCCTCACCTTTACCATCCATATGGGAAATCTGAAACCCAAGGGATGCAAAAGCTCTGAAACGGTTGGCAGACTTGATGCCACCACCCGTCGAATATTCATGAACAGATTGACTGTCACTCAAGCGTCATTTGTTTGCTGTATCAAGTTTTGGAAACGTTTCCAATTTGTCGAAAATAATGGAAACATGCCCCAGCAAATGAACGAGCAACCCGTTGAAACGCACTGTCACCATAAAGGATGTCGCCCAGAAGGCCGGATGCGGTGTCGCAACGGTCAGCCGTGTGCTGAACGGGTCGGGGGCGACCAGTGCAAAGACGCGCGAGAGGGTCTTTGCCGCCGCCGACAGCCTCGGGTTTGTCTTCAGTGACATTGGCCGCTCGTTGCAGTCCAGCCGGACAAGAACGCTTGGCTGCATCGTTCCCTCGCTGGCCAATCCCGTTTTCGCCGATGCTGTGCAAGGCCTGCAAAATGTCGCGCAAAACTCCGGCTACCAGATGCTGCTCGCCTGCTCCAATTACAATGAAAAGGACGAGACCGAGGCGGTCAGGTTGCTGCTGGCAAAACATGTCGACGGGATCGTGCTCACTGTGAGCGACGTGGAAAACAGCGCCGCGCTGGAGATGATCCTACAGCGAGAAATTCCGGCCTGCCTGATGTTCAACAAGCCCCATGGGAGCATTCCCGCCAGTGGCATCGACAATTTCGCTGCCGCCAAAGCGGTGGCCGAAGCCTTTCATCACATGGGCCATACAGACACCGGCTTTCTGGCTTTGCGCTTTCGCAGCTCAGACCGATCACGTGAGCGATTTGAGGGATTCGCCGCAGGATGCCGGGACTTCGGCATGAGCGATCCCCAGCTTCTGGAAATTGACGAGCAGAGCGGGGATCTGTCCCGGTTGCTTCATGACCTCCTGAGCGAGAGTGCCCAGTTAACCGGCATCTTCGCGTCCAATGACTTTCTGGCTCTCGCCGCTATTCGGGCGGCCAAGGAATTGGGGCGCAGGGTGCCTGAGGATTTATCGATTGTCGGTTTCGACGGCATCGAAATCGGGCGCATGGTGGAACCAAGTCTGGCGACCATCGTCACCGACGCCCGGGCCATGGGAAGCCTCGCCGCGCGCTATGTGCTCGACCACCTGTCCAAAGCGGACAATCCGACATCATCTCAATCAGAGACGGAGACAAAGGCAGCCATGCCGGCTCTCGGTCTCTCCTATCATTTCCGCCCCGGGGCGAGCCTTGATGCTCCCGGCGGAAAAAACAAAGACGGTGCCGAGGCTGCAACCTCGACCCCGTCGCGCCATTTGGTCCCAAATCCATTGCTGAACTCTCAGGGAGAATGACCCGTGAAACATATCCTAGTTGCTGCTCTTATGACAACCGCCCTTGTGGCGCCGACCCATGCCGAAGACGGCGTGTGCTACAACTGCCCGCCACAGTGGGCAGATTGGGCATCCATGCTCGAAGCCATTGACGCCAAACTCGGCGTGAAAATGCCTCATGACAACAAGAACTCCGGCCAGACCATCAGCCAGCTGATTGCCGAGAAAGACAATCCGGTTGCCGACGTCGCCTATTATGGTGTGACCACCGGTATTAAGGCAGGCAACATGGGCTTGACCGAAGCCTACAAGCCAACCGGCTTTGATGAAATTCCTGAAGGCCTGAAAGACCCGAACGGCAAATGGTTTGCGGTTCACTATGGCACCATCGGTTTCTTCGTCAATGTTGACGCTCTGGGCGGGGCTCCCGTGCCCCAGTGCTTTGCCGATCTGACCAAGGAAGACTACAAGGGCATGGTTGGCTATCTTGATCCGTCTTCCGCCTTTGTTCGGTTATGCCGGTGCTGTGGCCGCAAACATGGCCTTCGGCGGCGACCTCAACAACTTCGATCCGGCCATCAAGTTTTTCCAGGATCTGGCCAAGAACGATCCGATCGTCCCGAAACAGACCTCCTTTGCCCGCGTTGTCTCTGGCGAAATTCCGATCCTGTTCGACTATGACTTCAACGCCTATCGCGGCAAATATGAAGAGGATGGCAACTTCGAATTCGTGTTGCCGTGCGAAGGCTCCGTTCGCGTGCCTTACGTCATGAGCCTTGTTGCCAATGCGCCGCATCCTGAAACCGGCAAAAAGGTCCTTGACTTCATCATGTCCGACGAGGTCAGTCGATCTGGACCAATGCCTATCTGCAGCCTTCCCGTCCGGTTGAACTGCCTGCAGATGTCGCAGCCAAATTCCTGCCCGCCAGCGAATATGCCCGTGCAAAGGCCGTTGACTATGCCGAGATGGAAAAAGTCCAGAAGGGCTTCGGCGATCGTTATCTCAACGAAGTCAAATAAGTAAGGCGGAAACAGGGTCTTGCGTCACACTTGGCAAGACCCTGTCGCCAACCACCGGCCGCAAACAGTTGGCCGTCCTCTACCCAATGCAGAGATATCTTGATGACCAACCGGACCTTTGTCG
This genomic interval carries:
- a CDS encoding branched-chain amino acid ABC transporter permease — its product is MQFILPILAFAGLAFAPLGVSDYGLGLLIGAVTYVTLASGWALFSGHARYVSLATVAFYGVGVYTVAVLNESLPYILILPIAAAIGAAMALVVGLSTLRLAGVYFVIFTFGLAELVRQLITWFEVNVTGTLGRYILLDITARDIYWQMLALAAITIGLTAWINKSRLGLALRVIGDDEVVATHSGINLARSKLIAFVLSATILTLVGAIASPRWVYVEPLIAFNPTISFLTVIMALLGGANRLWGPALGAVPLFLMFEWLSAEFPNTYPIILGLLFISVVFILPNGVLAGIDQLLNRRRGKAS
- a CDS encoding ABC transporter ATP-binding protein, encoding MMTLLRIEDATKSFGGLIAVNHVTFDVAEGEILGLLGPNGSGKTTLINLISRALPITAGEIYLHDQKLTGKRADQVARIGVSRTFQLVRILPSLSLVENVMIPAVFGSEGQSIDKGREIANNCLERVGLQHRTDALAADLTYIDQKRLELARALASNPSLLLLDEWLAGLNPTELKQGIELIRSLSTSGMTIIMVEHIMEAVRALCPRVVVMNSGRLIADEKTAAALSDPAVIAAYLGEVDDA
- a CDS encoding helix-turn-helix domain-containing protein; this encodes MTRVGYGLAAECAHLIVVLAGRVGYRASKSNETKFLDGPRLVWLRDGDCGEIIAEGGTRAAILSFPNVVLAGALSGTPLGDQMRRTLQQQLFLSLESPSKFSTLVEGLEEERRNRKAGSDIAELHYVSLILVEVWRLARSDLKTHGRAPQGLAERFLLMAGQHLREHVKIEDYAKALGVSRDRLGTAVRRSTGQSPQQYLQHLLMKEAAELLASTGMPISQVAFRLGFSDPAYFTRFFIRMSNVSPVQFRKHAKQKQANGDDSYAAWP
- a CDS encoding LacI family DNA-binding transcriptional regulator, producing the protein MKRTVTIKDVAQKAGCGVATVSRVLNGSGATSAKTRERVFAAADSLGFVFSDIGRSLQSSRTRTLGCIVPSLANPVFADAVQGLQNVAQNSGYQMLLACSNYNEKDETEAVRLLLAKHVDGIVLTVSDVENSAALEMILQREIPACLMFNKPHGSIPASGIDNFAAAKAVAEAFHHMGHTDTGFLALRFRSSDRSRERFEGFAAGCRDFGMSDPQLLEIDEQSGDLSRLLHDLLSESAQLTGIFASNDFLALAAIRAAKELGRRVPEDLSIVGFDGIEIGRMVEPSLATIVTDARAMGSLAARYVLDHLSKADNPTSSQSETETKAAMPALGLSYHFRPGASLDAPGGKNKDGAEAATSTPSRHLVPNPLLNSQGE
- a CDS encoding branched-chain amino acid ABC transporter permease, with the translated sequence MLLTTLILGLVLGSTYALLALGLTLQYGICRVMNLAYGELTLIAAFLLVTLFQLFSLSPLVSILLMGPAGYGLGWLIYTLMVGPLIARSGPRGRLEVDSILATFGLLFLIQGLLLVVFGPNFTSISYLDMGIDILGVPVAANRLLALAICLVAGSTLLFALNRTRWGLTLRAVSQSSASAPLVGIDVNKAARQGFALGTAMATIGGASISMYQTFSATEGVVFTMKALVIVIMGGIGNVAGALIAGFALGIVETFVSTAIDPGLTLAATFAIFLIVLLWRPQGLFGKA
- a CDS encoding aldehyde dehydrogenase, producing MQSLDLYINGQHLPAEDGRMFTRENPVSGEIVTQAAAASMDDATRAVDAAAKAFPEWSATGPGERRAKLLAAAENLKARGPNIVQAMKDEIGATEPWAQFNVKLAADMLIEAAALTTQIKGEVIPSNRPGTTALALRQPAGVVLAMAPWNAPVILGVRSIATPLACGNTVVMKSSELCPRVHALIIEAVAEAGFPDGVLNAISNDPKDAATIVEALIANPAVRRVNFTGSTRVGKIVGELSGRYLKPALLELGGKAPMIILEDADMDAAVAAAGFGAYMNQGQICMSTERIITVGSAGEAFAKAFKAKVESLVAGDPREGQAPLGSLVSQAAADRVRTLIQDAVDRGAALIAGGGSGTILNAAALDHVTSEMRIYSEESFGPVAAIIRAGSVDEAVRIANESEFGLSAAVFGQDTMKALAVAKRIESGICHINGPTVHDEAQMPFGGIKASGYGRFGGLWGIEEFTELRWITLQDGALHYPI
- a CDS encoding amino acid ABC transporter substrate-binding protein, whose product is MSKITKRALVAALGCAAMASSMLSGSIAFAEDGTIKIGYAVSRTGPNATGAGITTIPNYELWLKSVSDAGGLTMPDGSKKKVEVIEYDSRSSNEDLVRSIERLASQDKVDLILPPWGTGANLAIAPLMARYGYPQLAVTAVTDKAPDFAKRWNRSYWMLGGGHDYANGLVEVLKAARDAGKINSKVAVVSVADGFGIDLIKGARPAFEEAGFELVYDKSYPLGTSDFAAIMSEVKGSEADSFVAFSYPPGSFGMTKTAQSIGYNPKVFYISVGGAFPIFPGVANGKAEGVMAIGGVNADSAAIQDYFARHTEFVGKAPDSWASAITYASLEMLEQAIAKVGVDHAALAKELSTGTFDTVIGNVKLEDNQLRDLWFVGQWQGGAFKAIQPADKDGASAPVIPKPEW